The Ascaphus truei isolate aAscTru1 chromosome 20, aAscTru1.hap1, whole genome shotgun sequence genome includes the window GTACAGTGCAGTGTGGGCAACTGAGCATCAAACCCATTAATCTTATCATCCCAGAAAAACACATATCTTTTCAGGGAGGCCTAACAATCGCATTATCTCTCAGGGCTGTGGGCAGTGTCCTAGGTCTAAATATGTCTCCCAGTTTTATACATCTTGATGCtgtaaagaaaataaattaaTGTTTTACTCCCCCCACAGATCACGGTCCCTTTGTAGAGTCCCTTCGCACAGCCCTCTGTTCTGTAGTCCTTTCTTCTGGGGGCTTACTCAAATCCTCATAAATAATCATTCTAGTCTGTGAGTTCTGATTGAGGCTGTCACTCCATTGCGTACTCCACATCTGAAGTAAGCCGACCCCTGTTGATGTTCCTCAGCCACATGATCCATAGTCTATTAGGGCAGCAGGTGTTCCAGTGTCCCATACTCTTATAGCCTTGTCTGTTAAAACCCAGTGTCTTAAATCAGCATCTTGTTCCGCTTTGATGCAATAAAGTCTCTTGTTTGTACAGCTAGCAGTGAGCCTGAGGTAATTGCGGCAACAGATCCAGATCAGGGGGGGATATAGTCTCCCTAATGATTGTATAAGGCTGTTTACCTCTGGCTATAACTAGTAGTACCTGTCAGGGTAAGTTTAAGGTCCGTTAGTAAGCCTTACCTCCTCAGGTATTGGACTGGAGCAGACTGGTGCATACAGTGCTGCTCTCCTCCCAGGAGCACGTACAATTCTCCCACTGTTGGGGCCTCTGTTGTTGGGGATGGTTCCTATCCCTCTTTTCAGGGCTCAGACACAGGCTACCCAGAAATCCATCAATGTGTGCCGAGTAACAGAGAAAAAATTGCTTGCCATCTTTATGCCCAACCAGCCTAAAGGGGAAGCCCCCTATTTAATGTAGTTCCCTCCCCCTCCGTAGCATTGTGAGCAGTCTCACCTCCCTCCTCGTgccaatcgaacgtcttgataaatCCGTTAAAATCTGCAGCATGAATTTTGCGAAGATCATTTCCCCTTTATCACTACATCAGGCAACAATTCTCTCCTTCGTTGAATAACAGTGCAGCCTGGTCAAGTTGTCCATTCTTTTATTGGGGTTTTcgaattttatttagatttttgggGGTTTCAAACTCAGCTGCACTGAAGTTTCAATTTAAAGGGTTAATTTTCCATGCTCTGTGAAACTGCTGAAATTGGGCttcatactgtacagtgcaaaaGAAACAACTTTGCTTGTTACAAATGGGAGTACTCCAGGTGGAGTTAAGTTTGGGTCCGTTACACAGACAGCAGATAAACGACATTCAATGATGCTTTGTTATAACAGATGTTTCTCTATAATAACAAGCTAAAAGGTTCAATTGTAGTtaggaaaaaaaacaatatcacTCCTTGCTTGAGGAATACAACCTCAGAGCAGGAGAGAAACATCTAACCAAAAAGACTGCTCCCCTTCTATAATCTGACAACATCTTATCTATGACTAACTGATGCTTGGGATTGTAAAATGGCTCAACAATAAATATTGGAACTAAAGGAAACCTGTGTCGAAGACTGTATCTTCACTCTAGAAGGATCCCATGGTATTTTCAGTTCTTACGAACCAGCATTGAATCTGAGGAACaaaacaaacatatatatttaGAGAATTGTGGGCAACAAGTTCAATTCTCTCTTTTTGCAGGTTGTTTTCTTCCAGGTCAATCAATATAAATAGTCCCTTTAAAtaacctttccctcttccttcaaacatgcaacagttataccattactcaaaaacagcaagcttgaccctacctgtctttctattgGCCTGTCTCCCTCTGACTCTAAACTCCTtaaacatcttgtattctctcgcttgctcccttttctcaacacctactctctcctagaccctctaaaaTCTGGCgttcgcactgctcactccagtgaaacagccttcactaaaataacgaatgaccttcatgctgccaaagacaggggTCATTACActgtgctcatattactcgacctgtcTGCAgtgtttgatactgtggaccaccatcTTCTCCTTAACATTTTCCATACctttggtattcataacaaagctctataccGGATATCCTCTTATATCTCCCATCAtattttcagtgtctcttttgctaaccccatctcctctatcaatctctctgtgggggtaccttggggctctgtcctgggacctcttctcttttctctttacacactctctctaggtgacctaatcacatcactttgcctctgtgtttaccagggaagaatcaatttcaatagtagtgccgcaggaggaagccaaaacctccatattaatgaacaattggttaactgaggcgGAAGTTCATACagtaagcggcttgaaaaaaattaaagtaaataaggcacctggccacgatggcatacatccaagagttatcaaggagttaagttcagtaatagccaaaccattacattaaatattcaaggactcaatttccacaggctcagtatcacaagattggcgtaaagcagatgtggtgcctatattttaaaaaggagctagatcacaactggggaattacagacctgtaagactgacatcaatagtggggaaactacttgaaggtttaatacgcaATAATAttaaggaatacctaatggaaaaacaAAATCATTGGTataagtcagcatggatttatgaaggatagatcatgccaaactaaccttatttgtttctttgaggaggtaagtaggaatttagaccagggtaatgcagttgatgtggtctacttagattttccaAAGGTTTTagtacggttccacacaagaggttggtgtaaaaataaagcaaattggactcagtaataatgtatgcacctggattgaaaactggttgaaggatagaaaacAGAGGGTTTTCATAAACTGAAATTTTTgatgttgggctaaagtcgtgagtggagtacctcagggatcggtactgggaaccctgctttctaacttgtttattaatgattttgaggttggcatcgaaagcaaagtctccatcttggcagatgatactaaattatgtaaggtagtagaatcagagcaggatgtcatttctctccagaaggacttagaGAGATTGGAAACATGgacaggtaaatgacagatgaggtttaatacagataaatgtaaggttatgcatttgggatgcaagaataaactggtgaCTAACAAATAAAATGGGAATCAATTGGGggagtccttgatggagaaggatttaggagtgcttgtagacagcaggcttagcaatagtgcccaaagtcatgcagtagctgcataggcaaacacgatcttatctagcattaaacgggcaatggatggaagggaagtaaacataattatgcccctttaccaagcattagtaagaccacaccttgaatatggagtacaattttgggcaccactccttagaaaagacattatggaactagagcgagtgcagagaagagccaccaaattaatcaaggggatgggcaatctaaattagatttatttacattagaaaagaggcgtttaagaaggaatatgataactatatacaaatactgtatattcggggacagtgcaAGGAgatttcaaatgaactattcatctcaagggaagtacaaaggactcaggggcatctctttaggttggaggaaaggagatttcattagcaacaaagaaaagggttctttacagtagggcagttaaaatgtggaatgcattacccatggagactgtgttggcatttacaataaatttgttcaaaaaaaggttggacatctttttagatgggaaaggtatacaggaatataccaaataagtatacatggaaaggatgttgatccagggattaatccgactgccaattcttggagtcaggaaggaattaatttttccccttaatggggttttttgtttgccttcctctggatcaataagtaagtatagatatagaataaagtatctgttgtctaaatttagcataggttgaacttattGGACTttcgtcttttttcaacttcatctactatgcaactgtatgtaactatgtaacttgggtccaaatatcacctctatgctgatgacacacacatttagttttcaatccctgaccttacacctgctgtacagaccaaagtttatgaatgtcactctgctatatcattctggatggccctccgctgacttaaacttaacatggcaaaaacagagctcctcatacttcctcccaaaccttgccctactacctccttccgcattactgttggaagtactatcattcccCCAGTAGTCCCCaaacttgactcctctctcacattcaaaaggtagctaaaacctgtaattttttcctccgcagtattacatagatacgccctttcctctgttgttccactgcaaaaactctgacacagaccatcattctctcccgtctcaactactgtaaccacctgctgtccggccttcctgcctctcacctgtttcccctacaagctatcctaaatgctgctagaatcactgtactctttccgaaatctgtctcagcgtctctcctgctgaaatccctctcctggcttcctatcaaatcctgtatcacaaactcaattcttctcctcacttttaaagctttacatctcagccctaatttcttgctatacaccatcccgactcttgtcttctctctaccccttttttttatctaaagccctctcccactttAAACCTTTCTAAATTACTGCCCTGTACCTCTGCAATGTCCTTTCTCTCAATAACCGACAAGCACCATCTCTATCAAtctttaagacccaactcaaaacacaccttcttaaggaagcatatgagaagCTCTATGATTGATAGTTTATActgcatacataaaccttggccccttgcaaacgtgcttaccagaatgccctcctacggtGGTCTCTGTACATCCTTCCAACAAaacaattagattataagctcttcaaAGCAGGGACtatttttcctaaatgttactttatgtctgaagcatttctcccctatatgtgttatttatattatttgttatctatatgattgtcacttgtattactgctgtgaagcgctactgtatgtacattaatggcgctatataaataaagacataaacacatacatacataagatTGGAGGTTCACGGTGGAGATTGTTTCCGGATATTTCCAATCCTGAGGTTCTATCCTCTTTCCATATTATCCAGATCCTCCAGACTATCCTTTAACTCCCTCATCTCCTCACTGAGTTTAAGTCAGCCATGCCAGCTTGTAGATGTAGAGAAtcctccattttattttctagctACACTGTTCTTTGTGTCAGTGAGTTTACTTCCTCCTTGAATTAATTATTTGTGTAGATTGGCCTTTAAAGGATCTCACATGCCTCTGTAAAGGTTATCCAGGTACTGTTTTGTGATAGTTGAATTATCATTTATTTCTAGCTCAGAGTCGGACGTTGCACGCGgagattgtgaggaggagccgcCATTATCCGGCTCAGCAGCGGGAAAGCTTCCATTGAGGAAAAAGTGTGAGACGTTTGAGGTAGGTTTTTTGTTTTGCGAGGCATCCTATGGTATTTAGGCCAGCTTTGGAATACCTTAAAGTTATTTTGGGGGCTGTTTTGgttattttatgtgttttatcGTGGAGGTCCATGGAGCTCTCTCAGCAGTAGAGTACAGTAGAGAatccttcatttttttttctagctACGCTGTTCTTAGTTCCAGTGAGTCTATTTCCTTCTTGAAACTTTTTGTAGATTTGCCTGGAAGGGGTCTTGCATGCTTCTGAAGAGGATATCCAGACACTGTTTTGTGATACCTGAATTATGTTTTCTTTATTGCTCGAAGTCAGAAGATGCAGACGATGagcgtgaggaggagccaccaTTGTTCGGATCTGCAGCGGGAAAGCCTCCTTTGAGGAAAAATAGTGAGACCTTTgaggtaagtttttttttttttttagtttttcgaGGCATCCCATGGTATTATAGGCAGCTTAAGGATGCCTTAAAGTTATTTTAGGGGTCTGTTTTGGGTTGTTTTTTTGCGGAGGTCAAGGGTGCTCTCTCAGCATACTCCATGCTTGTTGATGTTACGCGCCCGCCTTCAAGCTGAAAACTACATTACAGATGTGCAGTTTGTCCTTTTTACATTAGATTGGAACTGTTTCCTTCCTATCACCATCCAGATAAATTTCCTCAGAGCTGCTCTCATCTCCCGATTCCTCAGGCTATATATTATTGGATTGAATAATGGAGTCAGTACCGTGCACAGTATAGAAAGGACCTTGTTTAAGGTCTGTAAGTGTCCTCTGGATGGAACCATGTACTTTGCAATCAGTGtcccataatacacacacacaactgctagatgagagctgcaggtggagaaggctttctgtTTCCCAGTGGTGGAGGGGATCCGGAGGATGGTTAGTGAGATATAAACATATGTTAAAAGGACAAAAACAAATGGGAAAAGAAGTATAGGGATGGTTAGTACAAACACTGCTATTTCCACAATGGATGTATCTGAGCAAGACAGTTCTAACAAAGGATCAAATTCACAGAAGAAATGGTCAATGACATTGGGGCCACATAAATGTAATTCACATACAAGCCATGTTACAATAAGTAACAGCATAAACCCTAACATCCAACACAGAATAGCTAAGGTATTGCATAGCCTAGTGCCCATAATACTGGAGTAATGCAGAGGGTTACAGATAGCCAAGTATCGGTCATAAGACATTACTGTGAGAAGAAAGCATTCAGTGGATGCTGAAGCACCATTGATGAAAAACTGTATTATGCAGCTGGCAAGAGGGATGGTGGCCCCTTCTTCCAATATAACCTTCAGCATTTGAGGGACAATATTTGTAATGAGCAATATGTCAGATAAAGACAGATGActgaggaagtaatacattgggaagtGGAGCTGCTGACTCGATGTCACTAGCCCAATGATTAGGAAGTTTCCAGTAACTGTTACAATGTAAACCATGAGTAACAATGAGTAGATTAATATCTTGAGACCATGAAGATCTGGAAATCCCAAAAGCAGGAGTTCTCTGACTGTAGTCTGGTTGTCCTGAATCGCTGAGTGATGAGGATAAAAGTTTGATCTCAAATGGATTGGCATCTTCTCTGTATAATttcaaagagagacagagagctcaatgtaacacacattacagtacattcagTTATAGAGATTTTAAGAATCTCCTAATCTGTCATTTACTGGACCATTTGAAATCTTAACAGTAACAATGTATCCATGGATTATCAAGTTTGCATCTATCATCATGTAGATACAGTAAAcctatttttgtcacattgatcAGCTAATATTTACCAGACCGTGCAAAACCAAACACCATCTAATTCAATGACTGCTCTTTAAATGGATGTTTATGTTGAACTGGCAACGTAAGTAGGTACCTGACATACTGGACTCTACTTACCAAATGTAGGTATTCTATAGTACACCtcccagcaccagaatacaccttATATctcatttatttgaatatgctataAGATGTCttcttctggtgctggaagatgTCTCATGGAGTAGACAAAAAAAAGTGTAGAACATTACAATGTTATAATAACACAAATTAGAGATGCATACTCATCAGCAAGCAGGCTCCAAACCTGACAAAAAAATCAAATACTTCAAAGAGAAGCCGCCACACCTGTAGTTTACAATTTGTGATCAATAAACACTTGTAAAAGTAGTAGATTAAATCTTTATAGATTTATTTGGAAGAGTTTCTAGACTTGTGTTTTAGGCAGCACTGAGCCCTTAGTCAGGCGTTGTGATGCAATCacttacatactgcaccgacacactttattcaagcaaatacccagtatgtacctggcagatacctggaatgcgccactcctcacctctgacaagccccgttgcgtttgccttcccagcctgggttcatgcctggctgacgggcggctgatctgttaaatgataaggattaggatttaataggctgcaatgcttcgcgtgtctaccagatggcataaattcatgaattgtaatgcagtatatatatgttacgccgatgctcgccacaaaccgggaccggaccgcggggctgaggtggggttatataatcaccgacctgagtccacgcagactgatccggagtgcgcagttcgtagtcgtacatcgcagggtcaggattggagaaggcagcatcgtcgttatggaagcaggagttcggcaacaggtagtcaggatttccccgcttcagcttaggagcgtgagcgcgggggtggcttctgcgcgaggagcggcctcggcccatgacgccgatctcagcaggaggagacagcaggctggccgaagttcaccgcagggcagcgtcgggtagaaccaacgcttcagcgcagaagtccaaggcaggtcactgcaagaggatcgcagcaagccgcaggaaaggaagggtagccactgctaggagggaatgcagcaggta containing:
- the LOC142470939 gene encoding olfactory receptor 11A1-like, translated to MALANILIYSLLLMVYIVTVTGNFLIIGLVTSSQQLHFPMYYFLSHLSLSDILLITNIVPQMLKVILEEGATIPLASCIIQFFINGASASTECFLLTVMSYDRYLAICNPLHYSSIMGTRLCNTLAILCWMLGFMLLLIVTWLVCELHLCGPNVIDHFFCEFDPLLELSCSDTSIVEIAVFVLTIPILLFPFVFVLLTYVYISLTILRIPSTTGKQKAFSTCSSHLAVVCVYYGTLIAKYMVPSRGHLQTLNKVLSILCTVLTPLFNPIIYSLRNREMRAALRKFIWMVIGRKQFQSNVKRTNCTSVM